A DNA window from Enterobacter asburiae contains the following coding sequences:
- the bglX gene encoding beta-glucosidase BglX gives MKWLCSVGVAVSLALQPALAEDLFGNHPLTPEARDAFVTELLKKMTVDEKIGQLRLISVGPDNPKEAIREMIKDGQVGAIFNTVTRQDIRKMQDQVMDLSRLKIPLFFAYDVVHGQRTVFPISLGLASSFNLDAVKTVGRVSAYEAADDGLNMTWAPMVDVSRDPRWGRGSEGFGEDTYLTSTMGKTMVEAMQGKSPADRYSVMTSVKHFAAYGAVEGGKEYNTVDMSPQRLFNDYMPPYKAGLDAGSGAVMVALNSLNGTPATSDSWLLKDVLRDQWGFKGITVSDHGAIKELIKHGTASDPEDAVRVALKSGINMSMSDEYYSKYLPGLVKSGKVTMAELDDAARHVLNVKYDMGLFNDPYSHLGPKDSDPADTNAESRLHRKEARDVARESLVLLKNRLDTLPLKKSGTIAVVGPLADSKRDVMGSWSAAGVADQSVTVLTGIKSAVGDNAKVVYAKGANVTSDKDIVTFLNQYEEAVKVDPRTPKEMIDEAVNTAKQSDVVVAVVGEAQGMAHEASSRTDITIPQSQRDLIAALKATGKPLVLVLMNGRPLALVKEDQHADAILETWFAGTEGGNAIADVLFGDYNPSGKLPMSFPRSVGQIPVYYSHLNTGRPYNADKPNKYTSRYFDEANGPLYPFGYGLSYTSFKVSDVKMSAPTLKRDGKVTASVEVTNTGKREGATVIQMYVQDVTASMSRPVKQLRGFEKVNLKPGETQTISFPIDVDALKFWNQQMKYDAEPGKFKVFIGVDSARVNKGEFELL, from the coding sequence ATGAAATGGCTATGTTCTGTAGGTGTCGCCGTCAGCCTGGCGCTGCAACCTGCGCTGGCAGAGGATTTGTTTGGTAATCACCCGCTCACGCCTGAAGCACGGGACGCGTTTGTCACTGAATTGCTCAAAAAAATGACGGTCGATGAGAAAATCGGCCAGCTGCGTCTTATCAGCGTCGGCCCGGATAACCCGAAAGAGGCCATCCGCGAGATGATCAAAGACGGGCAGGTAGGGGCCATCTTTAATACCGTCACCCGCCAGGATATCCGCAAGATGCAGGATCAGGTGATGGATCTCAGCCGCCTGAAAATTCCTCTGTTCTTTGCCTATGACGTGGTGCACGGCCAGCGTACCGTCTTCCCGATTAGCCTCGGTTTAGCCTCTTCCTTTAACCTCGACGCGGTGAAAACCGTCGGGCGCGTGTCGGCTTATGAAGCGGCGGACGACGGCCTGAACATGACCTGGGCGCCAATGGTGGACGTCTCGCGCGATCCGCGCTGGGGCCGCGGCTCGGAAGGCTTTGGTGAAGATACGTATTTAACCTCCACGATGGGGAAAACCATGGTGGAAGCGATGCAGGGCAAAAGCCCGGCGGATCGCTACTCGGTGATGACCAGCGTCAAACACTTCGCGGCCTATGGCGCGGTTGAAGGCGGGAAAGAGTACAACACCGTCGACATGAGCCCGCAGCGTCTGTTCAACGACTACATGCCGCCGTACAAGGCAGGGCTGGATGCGGGCAGCGGCGCGGTAATGGTGGCGCTGAACTCGCTGAACGGCACGCCTGCGACGTCCGATTCCTGGCTGCTGAAAGACGTGCTGCGCGATCAGTGGGGCTTTAAGGGCATCACCGTTTCTGACCACGGCGCGATTAAAGAGCTGATTAAACACGGTACCGCCTCCGATCCGGAAGACGCGGTGCGCGTGGCGCTCAAGTCGGGCATCAACATGAGCATGAGCGACGAGTACTACAGCAAATACCTGCCCGGGCTGGTGAAGAGCGGCAAGGTAACGATGGCGGAGCTGGACGATGCCGCGCGCCACGTGCTGAACGTGAAATACGACATGGGGCTGTTTAACGATCCGTACAGCCATCTGGGGCCGAAGGATTCTGACCCGGCAGATACCAACGCCGAAAGCCGCCTGCACCGCAAAGAAGCGCGTGACGTGGCGCGCGAAAGCCTGGTGCTGCTGAAAAACCGCCTCGACACGCTGCCGCTGAAAAAATCCGGCACCATTGCCGTAGTGGGCCCGCTGGCCGACAGCAAGCGCGACGTGATGGGCAGCTGGTCTGCAGCAGGCGTGGCCGATCAGTCCGTGACCGTGCTGACCGGGATTAAGAGTGCCGTGGGTGATAACGCGAAAGTGGTGTACGCCAAAGGGGCGAACGTCACCAGCGACAAAGACATCGTCACCTTCCTCAACCAGTACGAGGAAGCGGTGAAGGTCGATCCGCGCACGCCGAAGGAGATGATCGACGAGGCGGTGAATACCGCGAAACAGTCTGACGTGGTTGTCGCGGTCGTGGGCGAAGCGCAGGGTATGGCGCACGAGGCCTCCAGCCGTACCGACATCACCATTCCGCAGAGCCAGCGCGATCTGATCGCCGCCCTGAAAGCCACCGGCAAGCCGCTGGTGCTGGTACTGATGAACGGTCGTCCGCTGGCGCTGGTGAAAGAGGACCAGCATGCTGACGCCATTCTGGAAACCTGGTTCGCTGGTACCGAAGGCGGTAACGCCATCGCCGACGTGCTGTTTGGTGATTACAACCCGTCGGGCAAGCTGCCGATGTCCTTCCCGCGCTCCGTTGGGCAGATCCCGGTCTACTACAGCCACCTGAACACCGGTCGCCCGTATAACGCCGACAAGCCGAACAAGTACACGTCCCGTTACTTCGACGAAGCTAACGGCCCGCTGTATCCGTTTGGTTACGGTCTGAGCTACACCAGCTTCAAGGTTTCTGACGTGAAAATGTCGGCGCCGACCCTGAAGCGTGACGGCAAAGTTACCGCCAGCGTCGAAGTGACCAACACCGGCAAGCGCGAAGGGGCAACGGTGATTCAGATGTACGTTCAGGATGTCACCGCCTCGATGAGCCGTCCGGTGAAACAGCTGCGCGGCTTCGAGAAGGTCAACCTGAAGCCTGGCGAAACCCAAACCATCAGCTTCCCGATTGACGTGGATGCGCTGAAGTTCTGGAACCAGCAGATGAAATACGATGCGGAACCGGGCAAGTTTAAAGTCTTTATCGGGGTGGATTCTGCCCGCGTGAATAAAGGCGAGTTCGAGCTGCTGTAA
- a CDS encoding ABC transporter substrate-binding protein — protein sequence MTIAKGMLGSAVLLAALSLPLQAAEPVKVGSKIDTEGALLGNIILQVLESHGVKTVNKVQLGTTPVVRGAITSGELDIYPEYTGNGAFFFKDENDPAWKNAKAGYEKVKKLDAEQNKLVWLTPAPANNTWTIAVRKDVAEKGKLTTLADLSRYLKEKGDFKLAASAEFIERPDALPAFEKAYDFKLDQAQLLSLAGGDTAVTIKAAAQQTSGVNAAMAYGTDGPVAALGLQTLTDPKGVQPIYAPTPVVREAVLKAYPDIAEWLKPVFEKLDEKTLQQLNASIAVEGLDAKKVAADFLKQQGLVK from the coding sequence ATGACGATTGCAAAGGGGATGTTGGGATCTGCGGTGCTGCTGGCGGCGCTAAGCCTGCCGTTACAGGCGGCGGAGCCGGTAAAAGTGGGCTCAAAGATCGATACCGAAGGCGCGCTGCTCGGCAATATTATTTTGCAGGTGCTGGAAAGCCACGGCGTGAAAACCGTCAATAAAGTTCAGCTGGGCACCACGCCCGTCGTGCGCGGGGCGATCACCTCCGGCGAGCTGGATATCTATCCGGAATACACCGGCAACGGGGCATTCTTCTTCAAAGATGAAAACGATCCGGCATGGAAAAACGCCAAAGCCGGGTATGAGAAAGTCAAAAAACTGGACGCAGAACAGAACAAGCTGGTCTGGCTGACGCCGGCCCCGGCCAACAACACCTGGACTATCGCCGTGCGCAAGGACGTGGCGGAGAAAGGCAAGCTGACTACGCTTGCGGATCTCAGCCGCTATCTGAAAGAGAAGGGCGACTTTAAGCTGGCAGCGTCCGCGGAGTTTATCGAGCGTCCTGACGCGCTCCCGGCGTTCGAAAAAGCCTACGACTTCAAGCTCGACCAGGCGCAGCTGCTCTCGCTGGCGGGCGGGGATACGGCGGTAACCATTAAGGCGGCGGCGCAGCAAACTTCCGGCGTTAACGCGGCAATGGCCTACGGCACCGACGGCCCGGTGGCGGCGCTCGGCCTGCAAACCCTGACCGATCCTAAAGGCGTACAGCCGATTTACGCCCCGACCCCGGTCGTGCGCGAGGCGGTGCTGAAAGCCTATCCGGATATTGCAGAATGGCTCAAGCCGGTCTTCGAAAAACTGGATGAAAAAACGCTGCAACAGCTGAATGCCAGCATTGCCGTCGAGGGGCTGGATGCCAAAAAAGTGGCCGCCGACTTCCTGAAACAACAAGGGCTTGTGAAGTAA
- a CDS encoding ABC transporter permease, with protein MPIKCHNRVLLLLACVAIAAVALPFVNVAPNRLMSGEGRSLWDVWSFTPWWLTAALAAWVALSFWQGRTAQWLTLLLAEGLFIILFWGAGQAATHMASAESPLARTTVGSGLWLWLALCLLVCSDAIRRLISSAVWRWVLNAQIWCIPLFLLFSGELNNLSLLKEYANRQEVFDDALAQHLTILFGTLIPALLIGIPLGMWCYRHPSRQGGVFAVLNVIQTIPSVALFGLLIAPLAGLVKSFPVLGTLGIAGTGLTPALIALVLYALLPLVRGVVAGLGQVAPDVLESAHAMGMSARQCFWKIQLPLALPLLLRSLRVVAVQTVGMAVIAALIGAGGFGALVFQGLLSSALDLVLLGVVPTIALAVVVDALFALWLALLRRRAND; from the coding sequence GTGCCAATAAAATGTCATAACCGCGTACTGCTGCTGTTGGCCTGCGTGGCCATCGCGGCAGTCGCGCTGCCGTTTGTGAATGTCGCCCCTAACCGCCTGATGTCAGGGGAGGGGCGCTCTCTCTGGGACGTCTGGTCCTTTACGCCGTGGTGGCTGACGGCGGCGCTGGCCGCGTGGGTTGCTCTTTCATTCTGGCAAGGGCGCACGGCGCAGTGGCTGACGCTGCTCCTCGCTGAAGGGCTGTTTATCATCCTGTTCTGGGGGGCCGGGCAGGCGGCGACGCATATGGCGTCAGCGGAAAGTCCGCTGGCGAGAACCACGGTGGGCAGCGGCCTCTGGCTGTGGCTGGCGCTGTGTCTGCTGGTTTGCAGCGACGCCATTCGTCGACTCATCTCCAGCGCCGTCTGGCGCTGGGTGCTCAACGCGCAGATATGGTGCATTCCCTTGTTCCTGCTGTTCAGCGGTGAGCTGAACAATCTCTCGCTGCTGAAAGAGTACGCCAACCGTCAGGAGGTGTTTGATGATGCCCTGGCGCAACACCTGACGATCCTTTTTGGCACGCTGATCCCGGCTCTGCTGATCGGGATACCGCTCGGCATGTGGTGCTATCGTCATCCTTCACGCCAGGGTGGGGTGTTTGCCGTGCTCAACGTGATCCAGACCATACCTTCCGTCGCGCTGTTTGGCCTGCTGATTGCCCCGCTGGCGGGGCTGGTGAAGTCATTTCCGGTGCTGGGTACGCTCGGCATAGCCGGAACGGGGTTAACGCCCGCGCTTATCGCGCTGGTGCTGTATGCGCTGCTGCCGCTGGTGCGCGGCGTGGTCGCGGGGCTGGGTCAGGTCGCGCCGGATGTGCTTGAAAGCGCCCATGCGATGGGGATGAGCGCGCGGCAGTGTTTCTGGAAAATTCAGCTGCCGCTGGCGCTGCCCCTGCTGCTGCGCAGCCTGCGGGTGGTGGCGGTACAAACCGTCGGCATGGCGGTGATAGCGGCGCTGATTGGTGCGGGCGGCTTTGGCGCGCTGGTGTTTCAGGGGCTGCTCAGCAGTGCCCTCGATCTGGTGTTACTGGGCGTGGTGCCCACGATTGCGCTGGCGGTTGTCGTCGACGCGCTGTTTGCCTTATGGCTCGCGCTGCTCAGGAGAAGAGCCAATGATTGA
- a CDS encoding ABC transporter ATP-binding protein, whose translation MIEFHDVSKTFAGRPAASHLNLNFAEGAFSVLIGTSGSGKSTTLKMINRLVEHDSGLIRFAGEEIRSLPVLELRRRMGYAIQSIGLFPHWTVAQNIATVLQLEKWSRVKIADRVDELMSLLGLEPALRDRYPHQLSGGQQQRVGVARALAANPQVLLMDEPFGALDPVTRGALQAEMTRIHRILGRTIVLVTHDIDEALRLADHLVLMDHGEVVQQGSPLELLTWPKNDFVREFFGRSELGVRLLSLRTVSDYMRREEVPVSGEPLQAQMSLRDALSAFVARQCEVLPVSDSRGTPCGTLHFRDLLAGEVTREGTA comes from the coding sequence ATGATTGAATTTCATGATGTCAGTAAAACCTTTGCCGGTCGCCCGGCGGCGAGCCACCTGAATCTGAACTTTGCCGAGGGCGCGTTTTCTGTGCTGATTGGCACCTCCGGCTCGGGAAAATCCACCACCCTGAAGATGATCAACCGCCTGGTTGAGCATGACAGCGGGCTGATCCGCTTTGCCGGGGAAGAGATCCGCAGCCTGCCGGTGCTGGAGCTGCGCCGCCGGATGGGCTATGCCATTCAGTCTATCGGCCTGTTTCCGCACTGGACGGTGGCGCAGAACATCGCCACCGTGCTGCAGCTGGAGAAATGGTCGCGGGTGAAAATCGCCGACCGGGTGGATGAACTCATGTCGCTCCTGGGGCTGGAGCCCGCGCTGCGCGATCGCTATCCGCACCAGCTTTCCGGAGGCCAGCAGCAGCGCGTGGGCGTGGCGCGCGCGCTGGCGGCTAACCCGCAGGTACTGCTGATGGATGAACCCTTCGGCGCGCTGGATCCGGTCACGCGCGGGGCGCTGCAGGCGGAGATGACCCGCATTCACCGCATTCTCGGACGCACGATCGTTCTCGTGACGCACGATATTGATGAAGCTCTGCGCCTGGCCGACCATCTGGTGCTGATGGATCATGGCGAAGTGGTGCAGCAGGGCTCGCCGCTTGAGCTATTAACATGGCCTAAGAACGACTTTGTGCGCGAGTTTTTTGGCCGCAGCGAGCTGGGCGTGAGGCTGCTCTCCCTGCGGACGGTCAGCGACTATATGCGTCGGGAGGAGGTACCGGTGAGCGGCGAACCTCTACAGGCGCAGATGAGCCTGCGGGATGCCCTCTCGGCGTTTGTCGCGCGCCAGTGCGAGGTATTGCCCGTCTCGGACTCCCGCGGTACGCCGTGCGGAACCTTACATTTTCGCGATCTGCTGGCCGGGGAGGTGACGCGTGAAGGCACTGCGTGA
- a CDS encoding ABC transporter permease → MKALRDPLLWLVALFVALLFLMPHSAALFNALFPGLPRPVYQQESFINLALAHLWLVALSSAIAVVLGVGAGIAVTRPAGKEFRPLVETIAAIGQTFPPVAVLAIAVPVMGFGQQPAIIALILYGVLPVLQGTLAGLAAVPASVLSVAEGMGMSRGQRLRKVELPLAAPVIIAGIRTSVIINIGTATIASTVGANTLGTPIIIGLSGFNTAYIVQGAVLVALAAIVVDRLFERLALYLSRHRREQ, encoded by the coding sequence GTGAAGGCACTGCGTGATCCGCTCCTCTGGCTGGTAGCGCTCTTTGTCGCCTTACTGTTTCTGATGCCCCACAGCGCGGCGCTGTTTAACGCTCTTTTCCCGGGGCTGCCGCGGCCGGTTTATCAGCAGGAGAGCTTTATTAATCTCGCTCTGGCGCATCTCTGGCTGGTGGCGCTCTCAAGCGCCATCGCGGTTGTGTTGGGGGTTGGGGCAGGCATCGCGGTCACGCGACCTGCGGGCAAAGAATTTCGTCCGCTGGTGGAGACGATAGCGGCGATTGGCCAGACGTTTCCCCCGGTGGCGGTGCTGGCGATAGCGGTGCCGGTGATGGGTTTTGGTCAGCAACCCGCCATTATTGCGCTGATTTTATACGGCGTATTGCCGGTGCTGCAGGGCACGCTGGCGGGCCTCGCGGCGGTACCGGCGTCGGTGCTGAGCGTGGCAGAAGGGATGGGGATGAGTCGCGGCCAGCGGCTGCGCAAGGTTGAACTGCCACTTGCGGCGCCGGTTATCATTGCCGGGATCCGCACGTCGGTGATTATTAACATCGGGACGGCGACCATTGCGTCTACGGTCGGTGCCAATACGCTGGGAACGCCGATTATTATCGGCCTGAGCGGGTTTAATACGGCTTACATTGTGCAGGGGGCGGTGCTGGTCGCGCTGGCGGCAATCGTCGTCGATCGCCTTTTTGAGCGGCTGGCGCTGTACCTCAGCCGACACCGCCGCGAACAATAA
- a CDS encoding protein YohO gives MKATKLAIITLFVLMAVSGIGGVMLAGYSFIVRGGVG, from the coding sequence ATGAAGGCAACCAAACTGGCCATTATTACCCTTTTTGTCCTGATGGCCGTGAGCGGTATCGGCGGTGTGATGCTGGCAGGATACTCGTTTATTGTTCGCGGCGGTGTCGGCTGA